From the genome of Anguilla rostrata isolate EN2019 unplaced genomic scaffold, ASM1855537v3 scaf0764, whole genome shotgun sequence, one region includes:
- the LOC135246702 gene encoding protein ENL-like isoform X2, which translates to MVEDLQSEESDDDDSSSEEETHVKTNPPNRDSRMSLDSESDSSDGSHRPVRDPPPPPQKHNSSNNKMSGRKSPEPCSRSEKMLKKGYDKAYTEELVELHRRLMALRERNILQQIVNLIEETGHFNVTNTTFDFDLFSLDESTVRKLQSYLEATAT; encoded by the exons GCTCGGAGGAGGAGACGCACGTCAAGACGAACCCGCCGAACCGCGACTCCCG TATGAGCCTGGACAGTGAGAGTgacagcagtgatggttcccATCGGCCTGTTCGagaccctcctcccccaccacagaaacacaactcCTCCAATAACAAG atgtCTGGGAGGAAAAGTCCTGAGCCGTGCAGCAGGTCTGAGAAGATGCTAAAGAAGGGGTACGACAAG GCCTACACAGAGGAACTGGTGGAACTCCACCGCAGACTGATGGCTCTGAGAGAGCGCAACATTctacagcag ATTGTGAATCTTATTGAAGAGACCGGCCACTTCAACGTCACCAACACCACCTTTGACTTTGACCTCTTTTCATTGGACGAGTCAACTGTCCGTAAACTACAGAGCTACCTGGAAGCCACTGCCACGTGA
- the LOC135246702 gene encoding protein ENL-like isoform X1 produces MVEDLQSEESDDDDSSSEEETHVKTNPPNRDSRMSLDSESDSSDGSHRPVRDPPPPPQKHNSSNNKMSGRKSPEPCSRSEKMLKKGYDKVGRAYTEELVELHRRLMALRERNILQQIVNLIEETGHFNVTNTTFDFDLFSLDESTVRKLQSYLEATAT; encoded by the exons GCTCGGAGGAGGAGACGCACGTCAAGACGAACCCGCCGAACCGCGACTCCCG TATGAGCCTGGACAGTGAGAGTgacagcagtgatggttcccATCGGCCTGTTCGagaccctcctcccccaccacagaaacacaactcCTCCAATAACAAG atgtCTGGGAGGAAAAGTCCTGAGCCGTGCAGCAGGTCTGAGAAGATGCTAAAGAAGGGGTACGACAAGGTAGGAAGG GCCTACACAGAGGAACTGGTGGAACTCCACCGCAGACTGATGGCTCTGAGAGAGCGCAACATTctacagcag ATTGTGAATCTTATTGAAGAGACCGGCCACTTCAACGTCACCAACACCACCTTTGACTTTGACCTCTTTTCATTGGACGAGTCAACTGTCCGTAAACTACAGAGCTACCTGGAAGCCACTGCCACGTGA